The sequence TCGCGAGCACATCATTCGATTGACACGGCTGGGACTCAACGGAAAGCGAGGGTGGCACGAATTGTCATCGGACCTGTAATGCCTTGCAAATAACTCGTTCATGAAAAAGAAAAAAGTATCAAAAGCCGAATGGGCCCTTCGCGTGGTGCTTTTAGTGGGTACCATCATCTCCATGTTCTATGTTCCATGGCCCGTTGTCAAAGGGTGGCTGACCCCGATACCCGATACGGTTCAGGAACAGGTGGAACAGGGACTAAACTATGGTTTCGACGGTGTGGTCGTGTACATTGACCAAGGAGGTAGAACTCCGGAATACTATGCCGCCGGATGGCACGATCGCGATCGAAAGATTCCGGCCGACCCCAACGGCCTATTCAAGATCGCCAGTATAGATAAGTTGTATACCGCCTCGGCCATCACCAGGTTGGTAGCCAACGGGCAGTTATTGTTGGATGGAACGGTAGCGGAATATTTTCCGGAGTTCGCGGGCCGATTCGAGAACTCGGACCGCATTACGCTTCGTATGCTCGTAAAACATCGGAGTGGAATTCCGAACTACACCGATACACCGAGTTTTTGGTCGGATCCGCCCACGAGCCAAATGGAAGTATTGGAGAGTGCCTTTGATCTACCTGCCGAATTTGAGCCCGACGCAAAATGGATGTACTGCAACACCAATTATTTGCTCCTTTCCATGCTGATCGAAAAGGTTACGGGTAAATCGAAGTTCGAATACATAAAAAAGGTCATACTGGACCCACTGGGTCTTGTAAACACTTTCGCCTCGATACACACGATCGATATGAACCGGTTGATGAGCGGTTACTATGTAGGAGTAATCGAGGAT comes from Flavobacteriales bacterium and encodes:
- a CDS encoding beta-lactamase family protein; this encodes MKKKKVSKAEWALRVVLLVGTIISMFYVPWPVVKGWLTPIPDTVQEQVEQGLNYGFDGVVVYIDQGGRTPEYYAAGWHDRDRKIPADPNGLFKIASIDKLYTASAITRLVANGQLLLDGTVAEYFPEFAGRFENSDRITLRMLVKHRSGIPNYTDTPSFWSDPPTSQMEVLESAFDLPAEFEPDAKWMYCNTNYLLLSMLIEKVTGKSKFEYIKKVILDPLGLVNTFASIHTIDMNRLMSGYYVGVIEDIKSSDYGCMIATAEDVGAFVRTLNTGTLLSEKEQELYSELYAYDHTGLVPGYMSRAKYYEDLDAVVIQFVNTTNFDGYEWNLGSLLNRRIVKILRNR